A region of the Leptolyngbya sp. CCY15150 genome:
TCTATGCCATCGATGAACATAAGCAAGATCGGTGGCACTTGCAGCTTTGTGCTGCGCTGCAGGAGCTGCTGGGGTTGCCAGAGCCGCCTCACTTCTTGGTGCCTTGTTTTACGGCAACCATTGACTGCTGGCTGGATCCTAGAAGCCAAACTCGCTGCCAAGCGGCAGAGATGTCGCCCATGGTGCAGCGATACCAGCCCTTACTGAATATGCTGTTTTACAGCTTGGATTTGCAATGGTCGGTTTTGCCGAATCCTGGGCCAGGCTGTGATCCGGCTGTTTTGATGACCTATCGATCGCGCTTTCCAGAACTTTGGCAATCCCACGATCTAGTCGTCAAGCTCGATGATTCCCTAAGGCGATCGCGCTTCCCTCAGGCAGAACCCTGGCTATCCAGCAACCCCACCCCCAGTTCTCCCCAAGGCTATGTGTTTCGCCTGTTTGTCAGCGGACAGAGTCTAGTCACCGAGCAAGTTTTGCAAAGCCTCCATCAGGTCTTAGAGCGATCGCTGCAGCGCCCCTACACCCTAAAAATTGTCGATGTGAAAAAGCATCCAGAGATTGCCGAGCTCAATCAAATTACGGCAACGCCGACCCTAGTGCGCATCTGGCCCAAGCCGGTGAAACGGGTGGTGGGTGATCTCAATAGCGTCGGTAAAATTCTGCAAGACATGACCTCCGCCTTTTAGGCAGGTCATGACCTACTCGTCTGCTGTGTCGCTATCTGGCCAAGAGTGCAGCACGTTCCGCTAATGCCCAGCCCTTGGGTATGAGCGTCAACACACCACCATCAAACGGCATTGGGTTGATGGGTATGGGACAACATCGACTGCACCACGCTGCGGACAAACAGCAGGTCACTCGACAAATCTACAATGTGAACCAGCCCTGAATCTATTAAATCCGTGGCGCGATCGCTGCTGAGTTCTCCCCGAACAGCCGCCGCTAGCTCATCCGCCGTGCGTCCACTACCGGCAATCACCAACACCGGCCGCCCCACCCGTACGCTATTGGACGCATCTTGCCAGGCAATTCGACCACCATTCACCAACACCGTCACCGATGGTGCATCAACATTCAAAACCGTCGCCACGTTAGCAATCCACGGTGCTTCATCCCCCCAAAGCCCTCCTGGCACCAACACAAAATGGGTATGGTGGGGTTCGAGAGGAGCCTGATCATCCGAAGGCTGGGTGGGGCTCTGGGGCAAAATCACGGTGCCGATCGCTGCCACGCCCACCAAGGGAAAGGTGCTGGCTGTGGCTTGGCGGGCCTCGCCCATCAGCTTCATCACACCAGCGTCCGTGCCGCCATCAATCACCACCCCATCTAGGGATTGGATCACCGGTGCTAACACCTCCGTAAACAGCGATCGCAATTGACAAAAGCTTTCCTCAGAAATACCGCTAGCTCCTCCCACCACCACCAGCGTTGGCCGCGCCATGGGCAACCCCAGTTGGGTCAGGAGCGGCGCAATCTTAGATCGAGTTGTAGAGCGGTGCAGTTGAATAGCCACCGCCGTATGCCCATTGGGAAACTTTAATTGGAAAGGATCTGGGGTTGGGAAAGATTTCATCGTTGCAAGTGCAGAGACATTAGGCAACTACTGAACGTTAAAACAGGGCGATC
Encoded here:
- a CDS encoding circadian clock KaiB family protein, with amino-acid sequence MQESIIPSSYKGIVLFTPGGDVIYAIDEHKQDRWHLQLCAALQELLGLPEPPHFLVPCFTATIDCWLDPRSQTRCQAAEMSPMVQRYQPLLNMLFYSLDLQWSVLPNPGPGCDPAVLMTYRSRFPELWQSHDLVVKLDDSLRRSRFPQAEPWLSSNPTPSSPQGYVFRLFVSGQSLVTEQVLQSLHQVLERSLQRPYTLKIVDVKKHPEIAELNQITATPTLVRIWPKPVKRVVGDLNSVGKILQDMTSAF